The following coding sequences are from one Melospiza melodia melodia isolate bMelMel2 chromosome 2, bMelMel2.pri, whole genome shotgun sequence window:
- the POU3F3 gene encoding POU domain, class 3, transcription factor 3, translating into MAAATSNPYLPGNGILAAGSIVHADSGGGGGGGGGGMQPGSVAVTSVAGGYRGDPAAKMVQSDFMPGAMAASNGGHMLSHAHQWVTALPHAAAAAAAAAAAAAEAGSPWSGSPVGMTGSPQQPPPPPDVKGSGGRDDLHSGAALHHRPPHLGPPHQGHPAAWGAAAAAHLPSMAGGQQQQQSLLYSQPGGFTVNGMLSPPPGGQSLVHPGLVRGETPELGEHPGHHHHHHHQHPGHHPPHHGGVNSHDPHSDEDTPTSDDLEQFAKQFKQRRIKLGFTQADVGLALGTLYGNVFSQTTICRFEALQLSFKNMCKLKPLLNKWLEEADSSTGSPTSIDKIAAQGRKRKKRTSIEVSVKGALESHFLKCPKPSAQEITNLADSLQLEKEVVRVWFCNRRQKEKRMTPPGIQQQTPDDVYSQVGTVNSDTPPPHHGLQTSVQ; encoded by the coding sequence atGGCCGCGGCCACCTCTAACCCCTACCTCCCCGGCAACGGCATCCTGGCGGCCGGCTCCATCGTCCACGCGGactcgggcggcggcggcggcggcggcggcggcggcatgCAGCCGGGGAGCGTGGCCGTCACCTCGGTGGCGGGCGGCTACCGCGGCGACCCGGCGGCCAAGATGGTCCAGAGCGACTTCATGCCGGGCGCCATGGCCGCCAGCAACGGCGGCCATATGCTGAGCCATGCCCACCAGTGGGTGACAGCCCTGCCccacgccgccgccgccgccgccgccgccgccgccgctgccgccgaaGCGGGCTCGCCCTGGTCCGGCAGCCCCGTGGGCATGACGGGCAGCCCccagcagccgccgccgccgcccgacgTCAAGGGCAGCGGCGGACGCGACGACCTGCACTCGGGCGCGGCGCTGCACCACCGGCCGCCCCACCTGGGCCCCCCGCACCAGGGGCACCCGGCGGcctggggggcggcggcggccgcccaCCTACCCTCCATGGCcggcgggcagcagcagcagcagtcgcTCCTCTACTCGCAGCCCGGGGGTTTCACGGTGAACGGCATGCTGAGCCCCCCCCCCGGCGGTCAGAGCCTGGTGCACCCGGGGCTCGTGCGCGGCGAGACGCCGGAGCTGGGCGAGCACCCCGggcatcaccaccaccaccaccaccagcaccccGGGCACCACCCGCCGCACCACGGCGGCGTCAACAGCCACGACCCGCACTCGGACGAGGACACGCCGACCTCCGACGACCTGGAGCAGTTCGCCAAGCAGTTCAAGCAGCGGCGGATTAAGCTGGGCTTCACCCAGGCCGACGTGGGGCTGGCGCTGGGCACCCTGTACGGCAACGTCTTCTCGCAGACCACCATCTGCCGCTTCGAGGCCCTGCAGCTCAGCTTCAAGAACATGTGCAAGCTGAAGCCTTTGTTGAACAAGTGGCTGGAGGAAGCCGACTCTTCCACGGGCAGTCCCACCAGCATCGACAAGATCGCCGCCCAGGGCAGGAAGAGGAAGAAGCGGACCTCCATCGAGGTGAGTGTCAAGGGGGCCTTGGAGAGCCACTTTCTGAAATGCCCCAAGCCCTCCGCCCAGGAGATTACGAACCTAGCGGACAGCCTGCAGCTGGAGAAGGAGGTGGTCAGGGTTTGGTTTTGCAATCGGAGGCAGAAAGAGAAACGGATGACCCCCCCGGGGATCCAGCAGCAGACCCCCGACGATGTCTACTCCCAGGTCGGCACCGTCAACTCCGACACGCCGCCCCCTCACCACGGACTGCAGACCAGCGTGCAGTGA